GAAGCTCATTTACTTACACTTCTTTACTGGAGGCATCTTCAGGCATTTATAATATAGGTTACATTCACTAACTACGGCATTTAATTTCCTGTGATTGTTTTGAAGCTACCTGTGTTTTTGGCTAGAACAGAAATATTAATACCGTATCTGCCATGAATACACACAATCTTAACAACTTCATGGTCTCTTCCCGCAAAACTAAGCAATTCTATTCCAGAAGATTCtgaaagtaaaacttaaaaatcttATTCCACAAGTAACCTTTTTTAATGTACTGTTTTTCGTAACGTACATTACCATAAACTGTGGTAGTGTTCGAGaacttttttatttccttACCAGACCTTGTGTTGTAAAGGCACTCTTAGAAATGATTGGATATGTAATTGGTCTCAAACGTTTTCCCGAAAAAACAGCTTCCATACCTGGCAATATCCCGAAAACTAAAAAAACCTTCAAAAATTCTGAATTAATGCAACGCTAATGGTTAGACGTTGTAATTTGGTCGTAATATTGTCGTCATGAAAAGTGTATTTTAGAAAAGGGTTCAGATTTAACGATATTGTAGTTGGAGGCTCTGACCCAACGTTGCTGATATATAGTCAAAGATAAATTTGGTTACAGTCGCCGAAATTGGAAAAGGACAGGCGTTCTTTTCCAAGTTTGCAGTAATCGTGCAGTTATCACCAAATGTCGGGATGGGTTACGTTTGCAGTTAATGAACAGAACTTGTGAACTTCTAGCGCAATAAGGACGTTGGTTTTTATTGCAGTATTATACATCGTTATTAAGCGAAACATTAAACACAAGAACGCCAGACTTCCACGCACCACAAAGCACCACAAATCATAATGTCATGCGGCAGTTAGAGAACCACACCAGTGACACGACACGAGAAACTTGAGactaaactttatttttgaattaggTATAATATTAAGGCTACCAGTATTTCAAATCGTCCCTTGGCACCGGTTGAATTCTTTCCAGGTGCGACTTGCACGTACCTTTTTTTCGAAACTAAACTCTTTCATTCAACGGCTGGTGATGTACTTTAAGTGAAATATTCATCCCTTCTTGTTCTCGTTCGGTGTGTGCAAGCGCATTAGATTTACAATTGGCGTATGAGGTAGTTCTTGACTGGCTGGCAAACTATGTCGTATCAGAAATTTTACGTGGCGGCCTTCTCAGCAAGCATGACGTATTTCGACACATTTTCATCTAGCATTATATTGCAGTGCATGTTACGATACGTATTGGTTTATTGTTGTGAAGCTAAAACCGGCAAAATATTCTTAACATGACGTTGGTATTATTGGTGTCATATACATCTTCAATGAAAAGATAagtaattgtttttatcattttctttGCTCTAAATTTAGTTGCTGCTAATTCAACTGGCTGTTTAGTTAAATAATGACGGATCTATGGATCAACAAGTATGTAACAGAAAAAGATAAaggataaaaaatattttcaccataGTTTTTCGTGGTTTAAACAACTTAGCTATCATAGTTCATGCACGTTTTTGCAAAGTGCACGCCTTAATGGTAGCCAGGCTTAAGACGGATGAGAACGTAATTTTCTAAATGTAAGCcgcattttcaatcgttaccCAGAAAGTAGAGATATTTCCCACCCGACAGATTTTGCCGtaatcattttttatgaacGTTATTAGTTTTGTTGCACCAACGGTCCGTAACACGTAACAATTGTAACATGTTTTCCGAACAGTCCTGAATTTCTTTCGCGTTTATTTAGATTATTTACTAGTATTATCAAGTCACTTTGAAGGCTGGTTTGCAATAAGAACTTTTTTATCACGATTAGATTACATAATGATGTGTAAAGACAACTGGTTGGCTACGTCCCGATTACGTCAGAAAATTGTATATCGTATAGGAAGTAATGCAATTAATAGATAGAATAGGCATAAAAAGAGTAGATAAATCATATCAAACATTAAGTAAACTTATTTCCCCGTCGTTTCCATCCCTACCtgtcattttttgtaaacagTCTTTTTAGCTACTCATGTAATGTTAACGTTACTGTTTAACTCGAAGCTTGTTTACCGAGCAGAAAAGGAATGCTGGAAAAAATTTCCGGTAAAACCAATGTTTCGGCCAAGCCAGCAGGGCCAGTGGAACAGAACGTCAGGTTTTGACACTCACCCCACCCGACTTTAGCGCCTACATATTTGATGTAGTACGGTGgtgtaaaattgtaaaagcATGAGTTTTAATGGGGTTGGGTTCACTGTATTATAGATTATGGCACTAGCACATACATTCTAACCAAGCAATTTTTCATACTTTTGCAGCCTTAATGGAAGACCATCTCCGTCTATTAGCTGATGTCACTGCACCGTGGCTTTCGTTCACAACGGTTCGAAAACAGGAATATGCTCGGCTGGATAAAGACGTACAGATCAGTGTGGTCCTTGCGAAGttgcaaaatcaaataaaactgGAAGAAAAATCATAGAAGTACGCTTTTCTTGAAAACAGAATATCCACAAACACAGTGGAACTAATTGAATCGAAATCGGATTCGCTTCAGGAAATGCATGTTACCAGTATGTTAGTATGGATCTGTTTGCTGATTCATCCGCCGTTAAAAAGACGAATCTTTATTGTGTTAGCATCTACATTACAAACATTATTCACTTTATGTTGATGTGCTTCATTTGACCCGTATTAATTGACCTACTTCGCATAAATACATCAATCATGTGTTGTACTTACTACCTTATGCTATCCACATTTCTTTGCCAGTACTGTCAGGATGATGCCATATGTGGTTTTGAAGTATGTCTCAATTCTTCTCGGaggaaaaatatataaaactgCATGGTATTAATCAATAGGGCGTATTCATTCaatgtttgtaaaaacaacacaatattTAGTGTTTTCTTTCATTATCCTTACTGTCAAGGCTGTCGCAAAACGCGTTTGTTGTTACTGTACTCAAGTTTGTTAACGtcagttttaaaagtgaaataaaaGTGCTACGAAAAATTCTATAGATAGAATAATTGTTACAAACGATACCACATAGCAATCGTCGTAATGATCCGATTgccaatgtttgttttttaaactggCAGTTTCAAAGCTCAGACATGGTTAAATGCGCGCTTAGCCACTTGGTGCGGTAAAAAGACATCAGTGGACACGTTGCATGGCGATCAAGAATCATCACTGATCCAAGACCTTAGCATGTAAACGTTTGACTGCAGTTTATCTACCGATTATTACTTGCGGTTGTGTCTCGTCgacataggtgggcagtaccacGGGACCTTTTCAGAACCGTTACcgttttcaaaagtaccgaattagtttttcaagaaatttcagtcggtctCGGTACTTATCACGtgataatttgaaaatttttacaagcatgttttcaaaaatacatgttaattaatccttagtACTAATTTTAGCACATGCTGATCTTTTTTTATCTAGATACgacaagtaaaattgcaagcgaataaggtcacatatgttttcacctggagtaacctttaccgagGGCATAATAatggcaaacattgcatttgcagcagcatcttttacataaaatgtaccgaactacttttttgaaatagtaccggaaccgtcggtacattttttgccaagtaccgttaCTGAtgatactttcaaagtaccgactgcccacctctgctcGTCGGTAATCTGTGAAGCGTGTTGTTAAATCTTTAATGGTTAATTTGCTGAACTGTTTTAGCAATACGGAGTCTTCATCGCTATGTTTCGAACTGTGATCGGCCGCATTTCATTCCAGCTCACTAAACGTTATCTTGTTTTCTTCattcaaaatcttttcaagACGTGCGAAGCGGCCCGAAAGATCGTTGTAGTTTCCTGATGAACAAGCGTGCAAAATGCCTTTTACTTCCGTATTAAATTTGCGTTGAAAATTGTTGAATATATGGGGAAAAAGCTCTCTGCAGAAAAtctgttgcaaaaacttcGCGTTAAAACCCGGATTGactaaaattatatttatgtcATTATGCTTGGGATGGTATAAAACTATAAATAGTCAAGAATAATGATTCTCATGAAAAATTGGCATTGATTAAAAGCTGCTTGCATTGAATAAGCTACAATTTATGTTATCAACACCTGTAAATTAGATTCGACTCTGTGGACATCACATAACTCTGTCTTGGtgttgcaaacaaaattgCAATGAAGAAACTGGCAGTCTTCGTTGCTAAAGCATCTCTGCTTCTTCAGGATGACCACAAGAACCTTTAGCACGAAAATAATCACTCTCATTTGTGAAGCTTATTCATTATTCATACTACCAAGTCATACCTAGCCTAATTCACTTAAGCATATACGTAGCGCAAATTAAACtaaacctttaaaaataacacaaaacatCGGAACTACCAACAAACTACtaattattactttttaatgTGTAGTGGGTTTAAGCCTGTGTTGATATACGTATGCAGTCCCACCATAATGTGGCGATGGATGGGTCTGTATTAATGCTTTTGGATGACCTGAAGCCAAAGGATTTAATTGTTCGTCTAGGCCTCCTTTTgtctattttaattttgactccgttgctgATGCTAACCcttattgtttctttaagtctGCACAACGTTCATAAAGTCCAAATTCTTATATTCCGAAATTTAGTCGCAATTACATCAGAAAAAATTATCATGTCAATTTTACAAGACTATTTACGTCACAGAACTATGTCACAAGAACACTTCTAAATTCGTAACACGCTAAGCGTACTACAAGTACTGTACTTGAAAAGCAGTTTACTCTACCCCACGGAAGCATGGTATAGTTAAGCTGGACAGCTAATATATAGCTACGAAACGCGCGCATTTTTAAATGGCACATATTTCCTAGCCAGAGAACACACAATTGCTTACTAAAAACGTCAATTACCTACATTATTAGAATTCACTATTACAATCGCCATAACATCATGGTTCATTAATATTGTGTATCATTCGCCTCAACATGCTTTAAAGTTAAACGCATTGCGGGAAAAAcgagtttttcaaaataaagctCGGTAAAAACCGGTTTTCAAAATTCCTATTAATTAGCAACCCTAGCTGCTACTCCTGCAGCCCAGACCATCAGCTTTTTGCAACCAACTTTCTTACAAGTAAGTTCCCTTTTGTGGGTcgaagaaaaacaacaaaccaaAACACTTTGGGGCACAGACGTAAATGCtaccaattaaaaaaataaaaaaatcttgaccgctttgaaagaaaaatataaaaataaaacgtgcgagcgttttgtttcatttgacTTGGACAAAAATTGCAGGAGCTGCAGCCCTTAAGTAGGCTATGAGCCGCCTCTGCCTGTATGGATCCTTTTAGCTGCGATAATAAACgtgaaaatacaaaactttgaTGACGTTCAGGTAAAGGCCATTTGTCTTCGACAGAGAATCATTTTTCAGACGAGAAAAACTTGAGTGGGTTTATACGTCTGATATAGCCTACGTTAAAATGCTGTTAAAAATTGGGAGAGGACCTTTATTCGAGATGGAATATAACCTACACGGTAAATAACAACGAGTTTACATCCTGAAACAGACATTAAGCGGGccattgtttttgtgtttgaaaattttataagGTTTAATGAAACGTGCTCGAAAATCTGATTTCACTGCGCAAGAAATATGGCTATAATAGTAATGCCACTTACCTCTTGAGACACAATCTTAGCGCTATTCAGAATGATCAAGCGATCGTCATCGGTCGACGCAATTTGATCCATTGTGACACCACAACCATGAAAAACAGACCCACTGGAAGTGTCGTCCAATTTCGCTGCTAATTTCGTTAGGGAGACGGCCAGTTTGAGTCTCCGCGACATGTCAAAAACTATGCTCATTAATTGATAGGAAAGGCTCAATTCCATTGAAAGTGGAGCAATATAGTCAACACCGTAATACGGCCCACATACCGCCTGTATACGTGGATAGTAGTCCAACAAATTTCTGTTGTTTGAAATAAGCCACATATTTTTCGTGAAATTAACATAATTCGAAGCCTTCAGAAACCTTATAAACTCTGGCTGTTGTAGCACAGTCCATAATGTCAGTATTTCTCCTTTACGTAGGACACTCTCTTTTAAGCCGGTTAATACAGGATCGTCCGAGCGGAAATTAACCAAACGATTTCCGTTCACTTTTtcgttgtttttaaataatgtgAGTTTTTCCCGTTCCAAAGTGTCGGCAACAGCCCAGTAAATTCTT
The Clavelina lepadiformis chromosome 4, kaClaLepa1.1, whole genome shotgun sequence DNA segment above includes these coding regions:
- the LOC143451348 gene encoding divergent protein kinase domain 1C-like yields the protein MMNKEDKLILTCKVAILTILVIVNLYAVASFFAQYRCTNYGNKEIESLCRLYELQIIEGSLCPQICSDVDVIIPANSNYPTNTYLLYNETNGRSLLLKSMFSIVNFYQQWILWDFNATSDFSAERIYWAVADTLEREKLTLFKNNEKVNGNRLVNFRSDDPVLTGLKESVLRKGEILTLWTVLQQPEFIRFLKASNYVNFTKNMWLISNNRNLLDYYPRIQAVCGPYYGVDYIAPLSMELSLSYQLMSIVFDMSRRLKLAVSLTKLAAKLDDTSSGSVFHGCGVTMDQIASTDDDRLIILNSAKIVSQEVLVVILKKQRCFSNEDCQFLHCNFVCNTKTELCDVHRVESNLQIFCRELFPHIFNNFQRKFNTEVKGILHACSSGNYNDLSGRFARLEKILNEENKITFSELE